From one Leifsonia sp. Root1293 genomic stretch:
- a CDS encoding APC family permease, with product MTHPSDPQAPLTAASAAIPGTAAGSDTAKKGKGLSAGSVGLIGAIVIGISCIAPAYTLTAALGPTVSEVGVQVPAIILVGFIPMLLVAFGYRELNRRMPDSGTSFTWATRAFGPWVGWMAGWGLIAATILVLSNLAGIAVDFLFLLISQIAGNPDLAEIAMNPFVNVVTCLLFMLGATFISYRDMQTTQKLQYWLVGFQVLVLVLFSVAALVEVANGNAFDATAIELSWFNPFAVDSFSAFAAGLSLSIFIFWGWDVTLTMNEETKGSSKTPGQAATITVVTIVILYLLIAVSLIAFAGVGDGEFGLGNPDIQDNVFFHLAGPILGPLAVLVSLAVLTSSASSLQSTFVSPARTLLAMGHYGALPEKFAQVSPRFFTPGYATIVSAVVASVFYTVMRFLSENVLWDTITALGMMICFYYGITAFACVWYFRAQWFRSVRNVFFTLLFPLIGGVILAVLFFTTLIDSMDPDYGSGSSVGGLGLVFVLGMVVLLGGVVVMLWQWRKRPAFFRGETLTAADAEIPE from the coding sequence ATGACGCACCCCTCAGACCCGCAGGCACCGCTCACGGCAGCCAGCGCCGCCATCCCCGGCACAGCGGCCGGCAGCGACACCGCGAAGAAGGGCAAGGGCCTGAGTGCGGGGTCGGTGGGGCTCATCGGCGCCATCGTCATCGGCATCTCCTGCATCGCCCCGGCCTACACTCTCACCGCCGCGCTCGGTCCGACGGTCTCCGAGGTGGGGGTTCAGGTACCCGCCATCATCCTCGTCGGATTCATCCCGATGCTGCTCGTGGCCTTCGGCTATCGCGAGTTGAATCGACGGATGCCGGACTCCGGCACCTCGTTCACCTGGGCGACGCGGGCCTTCGGACCCTGGGTGGGCTGGATGGCGGGGTGGGGCCTCATCGCTGCGACGATCCTCGTGCTGTCGAACCTCGCCGGCATCGCCGTCGACTTCCTGTTCCTGCTCATCTCCCAGATCGCCGGCAATCCCGACCTGGCCGAGATCGCGATGAACCCGTTCGTCAACGTCGTGACCTGCCTGCTGTTCATGCTGGGCGCGACCTTCATCTCCTATCGCGACATGCAGACCACGCAGAAGCTGCAGTACTGGCTGGTGGGCTTCCAGGTGCTGGTGCTCGTGCTGTTCTCGGTCGCGGCGCTGGTCGAGGTGGCGAACGGCAACGCCTTCGACGCCACGGCCATCGAGTTGTCGTGGTTCAACCCGTTCGCCGTCGACTCCTTCAGCGCCTTCGCGGCCGGACTCTCGCTCTCGATCTTCATCTTCTGGGGCTGGGACGTCACGCTCACGATGAACGAGGAGACCAAGGGCTCCTCCAAGACGCCGGGACAGGCAGCCACCATCACCGTCGTCACGATCGTGATCCTCTACCTCCTCATCGCCGTCTCGCTCATCGCCTTCGCCGGAGTCGGCGACGGGGAGTTCGGCCTGGGCAACCCCGACATCCAGGACAACGTCTTCTTCCACCTCGCCGGTCCCATCCTCGGGCCGCTCGCGGTGCTGGTCTCCCTGGCGGTGCTCACCAGTTCCGCATCGAGCCTGCAGTCGACCTTCGTGTCGCCGGCGCGCACCCTGCTGGCCATGGGCCACTACGGGGCGCTTCCGGAGAAGTTCGCGCAGGTGAGCCCGCGGTTCTTCACGCCGGGCTACGCCACCATCGTCTCCGCCGTGGTCGCATCCGTGTTCTACACGGTCATGCGGTTCCTCAGCGAGAACGTGCTGTGGGACACGATCACGGCTCTCGGCATGATGATCTGCTTCTACTACGGCATCACGGCGTTCGCCTGCGTGTGGTACTTCCGAGCCCAGTGGTTCCGCTCGGTGCGGAACGTGTTCTTCACCCTGCTGTTCCCGCTGATCGGCGGTGTCATCCTCGCCGTGCTGTTCTTCACGACGCTCATCGACAGCATGGATCCCGACTACGGCAGCGGCTCGTCGGTCGGCGGCCTCGGCCTGGTCTTCGTGCTCGGCATGGTGGTGCTGCTGGGCGGTGTGGTCGTCATGCTCTGGCAGTGGCGCAAGCGCCCGGCCTTCTTCCGCGGTGAGACGCTGACGGCGGCCGACGCCGAGATCCCGGAGTAG
- a CDS encoding PspC domain-containing protein: protein MAVKQTPSEESFGSESEAPDTHSGTTDAASTAIIPADAAAPTGTTAGGSSGGESAGRIQDEGADERSGGDTAGDGAGDGDAGSGDAGFGAGSGGTAGGSGNGTGTGGTSGAPASGPAPLVPDTGFFGWMRSLGVPRLPGWLGGVAAGVSARLGIDPVIVRGLLVVCALFGVPVFLLYGLAWLLLPDTTGRIHLEQMLRGVFDKALVGIAILVLLGLSPFAIGGDPFYGDAWNDIQYGSFWTSSPWVYGIRFLWTIALIGAITGLIVWLVRRNRVSGPRSASTSPEAAFAQYEAEAAAGTAPAAYGAPATAAYGGTTPPAYGATQAPAAPDAAGDGAEPVAPTQPAGTDPGTDEYEAWKAQHAAWRVDHEAWRQSQADANRAARAQLVAENKARAAAFTARADEARRLRKLTRPRTSFAYIVATLGAGLVAGSIAALVALGGANGSYAVTIGLAVAALVSAISMIIAGVLRRRSGFLAFVTIAALVLAVGSAAVPRTDQLLLGDSGISLDGSTSYLMPAGTAFITAAASTAKLPGTQKVDITMGAGNVYLDVYDGATVKIDAELASGYSSVWTVDADGEYTNGKELSRVNDADGDMHLVGVVGEDPGIGNAPDAAITLRGLTGGIQVTIHEEDRP from the coding sequence ATGGCAGTGAAACAGACCCCATCAGAAGAATCGTTCGGCTCCGAGTCCGAGGCACCGGACACGCACAGCGGCACGACGGATGCGGCGTCGACTGCCATCATCCCCGCGGATGCTGCGGCACCGACGGGAACCACGGCCGGCGGATCGTCGGGGGGCGAGTCCGCCGGCCGCATCCAGGACGAGGGCGCAGACGAACGCAGCGGTGGGGACACCGCTGGGGACGGCGCAGGCGACGGCGACGCTGGATCTGGCGACGCTGGATTTGGCGCCGGCAGCGGAGGGACAGCCGGCGGAAGCGGCAACGGCACCGGCACCGGAGGCACATCAGGCGCACCCGCCTCCGGGCCGGCTCCGCTCGTTCCGGACACCGGGTTCTTCGGCTGGATGCGCTCGCTCGGCGTCCCGCGCCTGCCGGGGTGGCTCGGCGGCGTCGCGGCCGGTGTGAGCGCCCGCCTCGGCATCGACCCTGTCATCGTGCGCGGTCTCCTGGTCGTGTGCGCCCTCTTCGGCGTTCCCGTCTTCCTCCTCTACGGCCTCGCGTGGCTTCTCCTGCCCGACACCACGGGCCGCATCCACCTCGAGCAGATGCTGCGCGGAGTCTTCGACAAGGCGCTCGTGGGCATCGCTATCCTCGTGCTGCTCGGCCTCTCGCCCTTCGCCATCGGCGGCGACCCGTTCTACGGCGACGCCTGGAACGACATCCAGTACGGCAGCTTCTGGACGTCGAGCCCCTGGGTCTACGGCATCCGGTTCCTCTGGACCATCGCACTCATCGGCGCCATCACCGGCCTGATCGTCTGGCTGGTGCGTCGCAACCGCGTCTCGGGACCGCGGTCGGCCTCCACGAGCCCTGAGGCCGCTTTCGCCCAGTACGAGGCGGAGGCGGCAGCCGGAACAGCTCCGGCCGCATACGGCGCCCCGGCCACCGCAGCATACGGTGGAACGACTCCGCCCGCGTACGGCGCGACGCAGGCTCCTGCGGCACCGGATGCCGCAGGAGACGGCGCGGAGCCCGTGGCCCCGACGCAGCCAGCGGGCACCGACCCCGGCACCGACGAGTACGAGGCGTGGAAGGCGCAGCATGCTGCCTGGCGCGTCGACCACGAGGCGTGGCGGCAGTCGCAAGCCGATGCCAACCGTGCCGCGCGAGCCCAGCTCGTCGCCGAGAACAAGGCCCGCGCCGCCGCCTTCACGGCCCGGGCCGACGAGGCCAGACGCCTGCGCAAGCTCACGAGGCCGCGCACCAGCTTCGCCTACATCGTCGCGACCCTCGGCGCCGGCCTGGTGGCGGGCTCCATCGCCGCGCTCGTCGCCCTCGGCGGGGCGAACGGTTCCTACGCCGTCACCATCGGACTCGCCGTCGCCGCGCTCGTGTCGGCGATCTCCATGATCATCGCCGGCGTGCTCCGTCGACGCAGCGGCTTCCTCGCCTTCGTGACGATCGCGGCCCTGGTACTGGCAGTCGGGTCGGCAGCCGTACCCCGCACGGACCAGCTGCTGCTCGGCGACAGCGGCATCAGCCTCGACGGATCGACGAGCTACCTCATGCCGGCAGGCACGGCCTTCATCACGGCCGCGGCGAGCACGGCGAAGCTCCCGGGCACGCAGAAGGTCGACATCACCATGGGCGCCGGCAACGTCTACCTCGACGTCTACGACGGAGCCACCGTGAAGATCGACGCCGAACTCGCCTCGGGCTACTCCTCCGTCTGGACCGTCGACGCCGATGGCGAATACACGAACGGCAAAGAGCTCAGCCGGGTGAACGATGCGGACGGCGACATGCATCTCGTCGGCGTGGTCGGCGAGGATCCCGGAATCGGCAACGCGCCAGACGCTGCCATCACCCTGCGCGGCCTGACCGGCGGCATCCAGGTCACCATCCACGAAGAAGACCGACCGTGA
- a CDS encoding flavin monoamine oxidase family protein, with the protein MTRSTQRRNTRTMQKIERDVVVIGAGASGLTAASELRKAGLTVAVLEARDRVGGRLWTDDIDGATLEIGGQWVSPDQDALIETLDDLGLETYERYREGLNVYIGPSGEKRTFEGEIFPVAAQTEQEIVTLIEKLDALVAEIDPDQPWAHPLAKDLDEISFSRWLETQTEDEEARENIGMFIAGAMLTKPAHAFSALQALLMAASAGSFSNLVDADFILDKRVVGGLQQVPLLLAERLGDDVHLNAPVRTLRWGPDGVTAISENIEVSARFAVLAVPPILISRISYEPPLPRRQQQLHQHLSMGFVIKVHAVYSTPFWRTNGLSGTAFSPYELVHEAYDNSYHGDPRGTLVGFVADEAADGVFAMSEEERKLRILESLSHYYGDEALTPEVFYLSDWGSEEWTRGAYAASFDMGGLARYGADLRTPVGPIHFSCSDLAGKGYQHVDGAIRMGIETAAAIVERAGA; encoded by the coding sequence ATCACTCGATCAACGCAGAGAAGGAACACACGCACCATGCAGAAGATCGAACGCGACGTCGTCGTGATCGGAGCCGGAGCATCCGGACTCACCGCGGCCTCCGAGCTGCGCAAGGCGGGCCTCACCGTCGCCGTGCTCGAAGCCCGCGACAGGGTCGGCGGCCGCCTCTGGACGGACGACATCGACGGCGCGACGCTCGAGATCGGCGGCCAGTGGGTCTCCCCAGACCAGGACGCCCTCATCGAGACGCTGGACGACCTCGGGCTCGAGACCTACGAGCGCTACCGCGAAGGCCTGAACGTCTACATCGGTCCGAGCGGTGAGAAGCGCACCTTCGAGGGCGAGATCTTCCCGGTCGCGGCTCAGACCGAGCAGGAGATCGTCACTCTCATCGAGAAGCTCGATGCCCTGGTGGCCGAGATCGACCCCGACCAGCCGTGGGCGCATCCGCTCGCCAAGGACCTCGACGAGATCTCCTTCAGCCGCTGGCTCGAGACCCAGACCGAGGACGAGGAGGCGCGGGAGAACATCGGCATGTTCATCGCCGGCGCCATGCTCACCAAGCCCGCACACGCGTTCTCCGCCCTGCAGGCGCTGCTGATGGCGGCGTCCGCCGGCAGCTTCTCCAACCTCGTCGATGCCGACTTCATCCTCGACAAGCGCGTGGTCGGAGGGCTGCAGCAGGTGCCCCTTCTGCTCGCGGAGCGCCTCGGTGACGACGTGCACCTGAACGCCCCGGTGCGCACCCTGCGGTGGGGGCCGGACGGCGTGACCGCGATCAGCGAGAACATCGAGGTCAGCGCCCGCTTCGCCGTACTCGCTGTGCCGCCCATCCTGATCAGCCGCATCTCCTACGAGCCGCCTCTCCCGCGCCGCCAGCAGCAGCTGCACCAGCACCTGTCCATGGGGTTCGTCATCAAGGTGCACGCCGTGTACTCCACGCCGTTCTGGCGCACCAACGGGCTGTCGGGTACGGCGTTCAGCCCCTACGAGCTCGTGCACGAGGCCTACGACAACAGCTACCACGGCGACCCCCGCGGCACTCTCGTCGGCTTCGTGGCCGATGAGGCGGCCGACGGCGTCTTCGCCATGAGCGAAGAGGAGCGCAAGCTGCGCATCCTCGAGTCCTTGTCGCACTACTACGGCGACGAGGCGCTCACACCCGAGGTGTTCTACCTCAGCGACTGGGGCAGCGAGGAGTGGACCCGCGGTGCCTACGCCGCCAGCTTCGACATGGGAGGCCTGGCCCGGTACGGCGCCGACCTGCGCACTCCCGTCGGTCCCATCCACTTCTCCTGCAGCGACCTGGCTGGCAAGGGCTACCAGCACGTCGACGGAGCCATCCGCATGGGCATCGAGACGGCAGCCGCCATCGTGGAGCGGGCGGGCGCATGA
- a CDS encoding universal stress protein, translating to MSATPRIVVGYTADDSGADALALAGRLARASGALLEVVMVLPSEAHNASVPTDAGYERFLKEQSRSWLTTASRALGDDVERALHIRYAESFAEGLIRAAHEFGAGVIVVGAARGGLFGRSRIGSVADELLHSSDVPVALAPAGSREVPLDLGVTRVTTMIGTRPGADALLEASVRLARQTETPLRLLSLASIDLPAGLDEHLAALTGSAHAEEVLDEARRSLPEGIAASAATATGSSIEDAVRALEWQPGEIVLVGSSRLAAPRHLFLGSTAAKMLRELPVPMIVVPRTTA from the coding sequence ATGAGCGCGACGCCCCGCATCGTCGTCGGGTACACGGCCGACGACTCCGGGGCCGACGCCCTGGCTCTCGCCGGCCGGCTCGCCCGGGCCAGCGGTGCGCTGCTCGAGGTCGTCATGGTGCTTCCGAGCGAAGCGCACAATGCCTCGGTGCCGACGGATGCCGGCTACGAGAGATTCCTCAAGGAGCAGTCCCGCAGCTGGCTGACCACGGCGTCGCGCGCCCTGGGCGACGATGTCGAACGTGCGCTGCACATCCGCTATGCCGAGTCCTTCGCCGAGGGGCTCATCCGCGCGGCGCACGAGTTCGGCGCCGGCGTGATCGTGGTCGGTGCCGCTCGCGGCGGTCTCTTCGGCAGGTCGCGGATCGGCTCCGTCGCCGATGAGCTGCTGCACTCCTCCGACGTTCCCGTTGCCCTGGCCCCGGCCGGGTCGCGCGAGGTTCCCCTCGACCTCGGAGTGACACGTGTGACGACGATGATCGGAACGCGTCCGGGGGCGGATGCGCTGCTCGAGGCATCCGTTCGCCTGGCCCGTCAGACCGAGACCCCGTTGCGGCTGCTCTCGCTGGCCTCCATCGACCTGCCTGCGGGCCTCGACGAGCACCTGGCCGCCCTCACCGGAAGCGCACACGCCGAGGAGGTGCTCGATGAGGCCCGCCGTTCGCTGCCGGAGGGCATCGCGGCATCCGCCGCCACGGCGACGGGCTCCAGCATCGAGGATGCCGTGCGCGCCCTCGAGTGGCAGCCAGGCGAGATCGTGCTCGTCGGCTCGAGCCGCCTCGCCGCGCCACGGCACCTGTTCCTCGGTTCGACAGCCGCCAAGATGCTGCGCGAACTCCCTGTTCCCATGATCGTGGTGCCCCGCACCACCGCCTGA